From the Lactobacillus johnsonii genome, the window CGATTACTTTAATTCCATGATCCAAACCATAGCGAAGGGCAGCAAGTTCATCTTTTTTTTTTGAAGCGTCTTCGCCGATTCCCCAAGTTCCCATACCTAAACCTGATAGATTACTTTCCTGAAAACTCTTCTCCATCTCTTCTCACCTCACCTAAATTTTACCGCAGAAAAAAATAAAATTAAAAATGTTAGCGGTTTAATTTGACTAGACCGATTTTATATTTTATAATGGACTAGACCAATGAATGAGGAGGTATATATTATGAAAATCATCGTAACTAAAGATAATATTGAAGGCGGCACTAAGGCATTTGAAATTATTAAAAAGGGAATGGAAGATGGCGATAAAGTTTTAGGTTTAGCTACTGGCTCTTCTCCAATTCCACTATATGACGATATGTGCGACAGCGACTTAAACTTCTCTGATATGACTAGTATTAACTTAGATGAATACTATGGCTTAAATCCAGATAATGATCAAAGTTATCATTACTTCATGCAAAAGCACTTATTTGATAAGAAGCCATTTAAGCATTCTTATATTCCAAACGGAATGGCAAAGGATATTGATGAAGAAGTTGATCGTTATAACGACATTATTGCTGCTAATCCTATTGATATCCAAA encodes:
- a CDS encoding glucosamine-6-phosphate deaminase — protein: MKIIVTKDNIEGGTKAFEIIKKGMEDGDKVLGLATGSSPIPLYDDMCDSDLNFSDMTSINLDEYYGLNPDNDQSYHYFMQKHLFDKKPFKHSYIPNGMAKDIDEEVDRYNDIIAANPIDIQILGIGRNGHIAFNEPGTPFGSLTHKVQLTESTIKANSRFFDNEDEVPRQAICMGIKSIMQSKKIVLLAFGESKQDAVKALVEGPVTEEVPASILQDHPDVTVICDEVAAAKLDPKYRN